The Selenomonadales bacterium genome includes the window GCGCCTTCTCGCTCACTTTGAGGTTAGCGAGAGTTTCGACCATAAGTTTAGTCTTCGGCTCGGCAAACTCCAGCCGATCAAGTACTACTATCTCGCCCGCCTGTAGCTTAGCGGTCAATGCGCTGCGCAAGGCCAAACGACGCACTTTGCGCGGCAGTTCGAAATTATACTTGCGGGGAGTGGGACCGAAGGCAATACCACCGCCTACCCAAATGGGAGAACGGCGACTGCCCGCGCGGGCGCGCCCTGTTCCTTTCTGCTTCCACGGTTTACGCCCGCCGCCGCGTACTTCGGAACGATTCTTAGTATCGTGTGTTCCCAGACGCTGTGCTGCAAGCTGCTTGGTAACGGCGAGATGGAGAACGTGGCGGTTCACTTCGACGCCAAAGACGGCGTCAGCTAGCTCCATTTGTCCTACTTCTTCGCCCTTCATATTGTGAACTTTCACCGTAGGCATAGCGATAATCCTCCTTTCCTAGGCTTTGACACTGTCCTTGATAGTCACGAGAGAGCCTTTAGGGCCCGGAATCGCACCTTTAACCAAAATGAGATTCCGCTCGAGGTCAATGCGTACGATGCGCAGGTTCTGCACTGTGCGGCGCAGACGGCCATGTTGACCCGGCATTTTGCGCCCTGGGAAAGTGCGCGCTGACGCGCGGGAGTTAGAGCTACCCGGTCCACGGTGGTACTTGGAACCGTGCGTCATCGGGCCGCGGCCGAATCCCCACCGTTGTATGCCGCCGGTGAAGCCTTTGCCTTTGGACGTGCCGGTAACATCAACGTACTCGCCCTCAGTGAAGACGGCGGCAGTGATTGCTTGTCCTACCTTATACTCGGCGGCATCCGCGAGACGAAGCTCACGCAGGAAACGATGCGGCTTTACGCCTGCTCGCTTGAAGTGGCCTCTCTCCGGTTTGTTGACTCTAGATTCACGTATCGGCTCAAAGGCAATCTGTATGGCCGTATAGCCGTCTGTGTCCTTAGTC containing:
- the rplD gene encoding 50S ribosomal protein L4: MPTVKVHNMKGEEVGQMELADAVFGVEVNRHVLHLAVTKQLAAQRLGTHDTKNRSEVRGGGRKPWKQKGTGRARAGSRRSPIWVGGGIAFGPTPRKYNFELPRKVRRLALRSALTAKLQAGEIVVLDRLEFAEPKTKLMVETLANLKVSEKALVVLPEFNETIAKSGRNIPGVLVEAAAGVNVYDVLNCGKLVMTQAAVEKVQEVLV
- the rplC gene encoding 50S ribosomal protein L3, yielding MQKAILGKKIGMTQVFADKGVVVPVTVIEAGPCTVTQVKTKDTDGYTAIQIAFEPIRESRVNKPERGHFKRAGVKPHRFLRELRLADAAEYKVGQAITAAVFTEGEYVDVTGTSKGKGFTGGIQRWGFGRGPMTHGSKYHRGPGSSNSRASARTFPGRKMPGQHGRLRRTVQNLRIVRIDLERNLILVKGAIPGPKGSLVTIKDSVKA